The following coding sequences are from one Mustela lutreola isolate mMusLut2 chromosome 5, mMusLut2.pri, whole genome shotgun sequence window:
- the PAIP2 gene encoding polyadenylate-binding protein-interacting protein 2, translated as MKDPSRSSTSPSIINEDVIINGHSHEDDNPFAEYMWMENEEEFNRQIEEELWEEEFIERCFQEMLEEEEEHEWFIPARDLPQTMDQIQDQFNDLVISDGSSLEDLVVKSNLNPNAKEFVPGVKY; from the exons ATGAAAGATCCAAGTCGCAGCAGTACTAGCCCAAGCATCATCAATGAAGATGTGATTATTAATGGTCATTCTCATGAAGATGACAATCCATTTGCAGAGTACATGTGGATGGAAAATGAAGAGGAATTCAACAGACAA ATAGAAGAGGAGTTATGGGAAGAAGAATTTATTGAACGCTGCTTCCAAGAAATgctggaggaagaagaagaacatgAGTGGTTTATTCCAGCTCGAGATCTCCCACAAACTATGGACCAAATCCAAGACCAATTTAATGACCTTGTTATCAGTGATGGCTCTTCTCTGGAAGATCTTGTG GTCAAGAGCAATCTGAATCCAAATGCAAAGGAGTTTGTTCCTGGGGTGAAGTACTAA